The Mercurialis annua linkage group LG2, ddMerAnnu1.2, whole genome shotgun sequence genome contains a region encoding:
- the LOC126670513 gene encoding protein DOG1-like 4 has protein sequence MSNSVSFSRFYDNWFEQLHHLVHQLNKAPKPPSTDEDATHLAHLVDKLMSHYAEYYRVKSVAAERDVLTVFTAPWASWLERSLHWIAGWRPTTLFHLVYTESSILFESHIVDILRGLRTGDLGDLSPTQFRQFTLTFVYLFYFVFLS, from the coding sequence ATGAGCAACAGCGTGAGCTTCAGCCGGTTCTACGACAACTGGTTCGAGCAGCTCCATCATCTGGTTCATCAACTCAACAAAGCCCCTAAGCCACCATCGACCGATGAAGATGCAACCCATCTGGCTCATTTAGTGGACAAGCTCATGAGTCACTACGCAGAGTACTACCGAGTCAAGTCGGTGGCGGCAGAGCGGGACGTGTTGACGGTGTTTACCGCCCCTTGGGCCTCATGGCTCGAACGCTCGCTGCACTGGATTGCTGGGTGGCGCCCCACCACTTTGTTTCACCTTGTCTATACAGAGTCCAGTATTCTGTTCGAGTCCCATATTGTTGATATTTTAAGAGGCTTGAGAACCGGAGATCTCGGTGATCTATCGCCCACTCAATTCAGGCAATTCACTCTGACTTTTGTTTACCTGTTTTATTTCGTTTTCTTGTCATAA